One window of Cydia fagiglandana chromosome 19, ilCydFagi1.1, whole genome shotgun sequence genomic DNA carries:
- the LOC134673837 gene encoding uncharacterized protein LOC134673837 isoform X7, whose product MVFMDCCRAPLAAEEKASTLPPEAAKRYTMPPQPAPRPPAKDKKPPPGAVKVMPTPEKKDEKKVVESKPAENGTDTASDPGVTNNVDTTPKKNKSGGFGLFGSKREKSPKEDKSPKDKSPKQKSPKDKDTKSKDPKGKVAVLDTSNESSNLDTSNEKSPEKEKPGFTKPYEYTDTEKSPSRTKPKLQGAFSYEKEPISDERQRQLNDSQSPTTRKAGLAFNYAPGEDKKVAESAEKRKTPEDPSKLKTPGIDYVQSAALKEQAKANLIDPTLALLDSERAIHEVGAPLAAVIPAAAPKPENEIQVVIITGRYNPKNKKLDDANGTVLVVKGTLDKATGKIQTERELIDTKSGQITYTNPATGKQESKNGHVDSKTGHILFTSNVIDPKTGKLDPTLAQQYCFAEQAADKVGAKPGREVNLVVITSKYDGKHKKLDAAHGHVDVSRAVVGPDGKVSSNYGVIDPRTGKIDYIDPKTGKQEPKQAYVDQKTGNILVTTGVVDPKSGKVDSSLGQQFSIVEKDATKANREVRLVVITSKYDLKSKKLDPNFAHVDAVKGVLSGTDGKIYTDYGIIDPRTGDIQVTDPKTGKQETKHAVVDPKTGNILLLSGVVDPRTGQLDTTLGQQYSIVDKPTDTFASCPGKEVQLVAVTAKYDSKNKKLDTPNGFVETSRAIISDKDGKVHTNFGILDPNTGKVHYTDQKTGKPDSKQAVVDAKTGSFIVTSGVIDPKTGKTDSSLAQQLTVVDKDAPKGIPERHVNLVIITTKYDPKHKKLDLTNAHVDSIPGTVGTDDKVHTAFGVVDPSTGEITVTDPVTGKQEVKKASVDPKTGNLLLTSGVVDPKTGQTDPSLGQQISIVDKPKDKFASVPGKEVQVVVVTSKYDSKYKKLDHPNGHVETSRGIMTSDGKVHTNFGVIDPRSGKIEHVDPKTGKQEIKQAVADPKTGHLLITSGVVDPRTGKTDSSLAQQLTIVDKDAKPQEREVRLVIITSKYDPKTKKLDPNGHVDSVNGTLGSDGKVHTSFGVVDPATGEVVTIDPVTGKQDVKKATVDHKTGNLLVTSGVSDPKTGHVDPTLGQQISVVNKPKDTFQSVPGKEVQLVVITSKYDPKTKTLENSNGHVDSSRGIKAADGRIHTNYGIIDPKTGKIECVDPKTGKTEVKHATFDPKTGHLLLTSGVVDPKTGKADASLAQQLSIVDKDVKPLEREIHLVIITTKYDPKTKKIDPSQGYVDTVSGTIGPDGKIRTAIGVVDPATGEIVVTNPATGKQEVKKAQVDPSTGQMLVTSQVFDPRTGKVDPTLAQQFSIVNKTVTPHTKPASVGEVRLVVVTSKYDPRTKTVDAGAGTIDASKGYVSAEDGKIHTDFGIIDPRSGQILYRDPLTGKQELKQADIDPKTGNFIVTTAVVDPKTGKVDPSFAQQLTIVDKQNVLAKAPLSVSPVRQTPSPVKTPASTPVHTPLQSPVSKSSPIISQVQRTSPTVATIPKTPPAKPTTAPPAPPRRKIVKIMVIFTRIDPKTKKPDLHTAEVEHLTGILDPNGVVETKYGVIDINKGTIVATDSAGQQQQRNGVILPETGQIFINSGAIDPKTGKVDPNLGMILSVTKQDDPVVDITAITGPIDPATGKVDVDNSTVELTKGKVDAETGHISTKYGVIDPSNEVIFVTDTLGGQDKKSIRIDENTGLITLTGVTDPKTGKVDPKLGQLIVVGTHIDPVVEVTTFVGKVDAKKGLIEPKHSVIESTTGQFNPDTNKIDTKYGQIDLVKGTVTYNDPKTGKLESKEVKVDPVTGQLLLRSGQVNPKSGKPDKDIGRLICLRIIQTKVDPVSGKQIVSNEPKNVKVDPKTNQIWTAGPKDPTTGEVLYTAGQIDPVTGYIITIYGRMDPKTGNIVRAHEIDRSLIKVDPISGQIYTATGQVDEDNQPLYSASQVDPSTGEIYTKVSKIDPKTGRLVIVKIYIITQKDEKGRVKEVDPKECTIDETTGRIITTKTVYLYQIIDPITGETIDVDPDDPRLKGARTTVTQTMTLSGKIDPVTGRIKTEYGDIDPDTGDIDPSTAVRDPVTGQLILHYSQIDPSHFEDKSGNYTIEKETQDLPATIDIQKVNTHKFSTFGKDESPVRGDEPKAFTEFTTSEHITHQGYVSSNTPLSSKIPVSQRAKKTPTPPVVVKTTTKQLLTKNDEGVTHNVEQEVENLGTGEVTFSTHTNKAESLEPLETGKSPYVTARAVTTRTATTHHDLDTKAKTQQMEEKTVAHTLTSSATRQEQRVLTQEVKTMVTTGDKHQITRRGSESSISSGDSGTPIDFEEGAGEGHYYTTEPGSYRTTTTTSVMGNAPFGSMVHGATTRTTTSAGEPEETTINEDGEIVSSQTISSKTRTVETITYKTERNGVVETRVEQKITIQSDGDPIDHDRALAEAIQEATAMNPDMTVEKIEIQQQSTQP is encoded by the exons ATGGTTTTCATGGATTGTTGTCGGGCGC CGCTAGCCGCCGAAGAGAAAGCGAGCACGCTGCCACCGGAGGCGGCTAAGAGATACACCATGCCGCCGCAGCCTGCGCCGCGGCCCCCGGCCAAGGACAAG AAACCACCCCCTGGTGCTGTGAAGGTAATGCCGACACCTGAGAAGAAGGATGAAAAGAAGGTGGTCGAGAGTAAACCCGCTGAGAATG GAACTGACACTGCCAGCGATCCAGGCGTCACTAATAACGTGGACACCACTCCCAAGAAAAACAAG AGCGGAGGTTTTGGCCTATTCGGTAGTAAAAGAGAGAAATCGCCTAAAGAAGACAAATCTCCTAAAGATAAGTCACCAAAACAGAAATCTCCTAAAGATAAAGATACAAAGAGCAAAGATCCCAAAGGCAAAGTGGCGGTGCTCGATACATCCAACGAGAGCTCTAATCTCGACACCTCAAATGAAAAGAGTCCAGAAAAAGAAAAACCAGGCTTCACAAAACCTTACGAATACACGGACACTGAAAAGAGCCCATCCCGTACCAAACCCAAGCTCCAAGGAGCCTTCAGTTACGAAAAAGAACCCATTTCAGACGAGAGACAGAGACAGCTCAACGACAGTCAAAGTCCGACGACGAGGAAAGCTGGACTCGCTTTCAATTATGCTCCTGGAGAAGATAAGAAAGTCGCTGAAAGCGCCGAGAAGAGAAAGACTCCAGAAGACCCAAGCAAACTTAAAACTCCAGGCATTGATTATGTCCAGTCAGCTGCGCTTAAAGAACAAGCTAAAGCTAACCTCATCGATCCTACTTTAGCGCTATTAGATTCGGAAAGAGCTATTCATGAAGTAGGCGCGCCATTAGCTGCCGTAATCCCAGCAGCTGCACCTAAACCAGAAAACGAAATACAAGTCGTCATTATAACTGGACGATACAATCCCAAGAACAAGAAACTTGACGACGCCAATGGTACAGTTCTGGTTGTCAAAGGAACGCTTGACAAAGCCACTGGAAAAATCCAGACTGAAAGAGAACTCATCGATACCAAGTCAGGACAAATAACATACACGAATCCTGCTACCGGTAAGCAGGAGAGCAAAAACGGTCACGTCGATTCCAAGACTGGACATATCTTGTTTACTTCTAATGTCATTGATCCTAAAACTGGCAAACTTGACCCAACATTGGCTCAGCAATATTGCTTTGCTGAACAGGCTGCCGATAAAGTTGGAGCTAAACCAGGGAGAGAGGTCAATTTGGTGGTAATCACAAGCAAATATGACGGCAAGCACAAGAAACTAGATGCCGCGCACGGACATGTAGATGTTTCAAGAGCAGTAGTGGGCCCAGATGGCAAAGTCAGCTCCAATTATGGCGTCATTGACCCGCGCACTGGCAAAATCGATTACATCGATCCGAAAACAGGGAAACAAGAACCTAAACAAGCGTATGTTGACCAGAAAACAGGCAATATCCTAGTCACAACAGGCGTTGTTGATCCTAAATCTGGCAAAGTCGATTCATCGCTTGGTCAACAGTTCAGCATTGTTGAGAAAGATGCCACCAAGGCCAACAGGGAAGTCAGACTAGTTGTTATTACAAGCAAATATGATCTTAAGAGCAAAAAACTAGACCCCAACTTCGCTCACGTTGACGCAGTTAAGGGCGTACTAAGCGGTACCGACGGTAAGATTTACACTGACTACGGTATTATTGACCCTAGAACGGGCGATATTCAGGTCACTGACCCTAAGACTGGCAAACAAGAAACCAAACACGCCGTAGTCGATCCTAAGACAGGCAATATCCTTCTTCTATCGGGTGTGGTTGATCCTCGTACAGGACAACTCGATACGACATTAGGACAACAATACAGCATTGTTGACAAACCTACTGACACTTTCGCCTCATGCCCTGGAAAGGAAGTTCAGCTCGTTGCTGTCACAGCCAAATACGACTCTAAGAACAAGAAGTTGGATACACCCAACGGATTCGTCGAAACCTCACGAGCCATCATCAGCGACAAAGACGGAAAAGTACATACCAATTTCGGTATTCTCGACCCTAACACCGGCAAAGTTCACTACACTGACCAGAAAACTGGCAAGCCGGACTCGAAGCAAGCCGTTGTTGATGCTAAGACAGGCAGCTTCATTGTAACCTCAGGCGTTATCGATCCGAAGACAGGCAAAACTGATTCATCTCTCGCCCAGCAACTTACAGTTGTCGATAAGGACGCACCTAAAGGCATTCCTGAGAGGCATGTCAACTTGGTTATTATAACCACTAAGTACGACCCGAAGCACAAGAAACTAGACCTAACCAATGCTCACGTCGACAGCATACCTGGAACTGTCGGGACCGATGATAAAGTACACACAGCGTTTGGTGTCGTCGATCCTAGCACTGGTGAAATAACTGTAACTGATCCAGTGACAGGCAAACAAGAAGTTAAGAAGGCGTCTGTAGACCCGAAAACTGGCAATCTACTGCTTACTTCAGGAGTTGTGGATCCCAAGACCGGACAAACTGATCCTTCTTTGGGACAACAGATCAGCATTGTAGACAAGCCTAAAGACAAATTCGCTTCAGTTCCCGGCAAGGAAGTCCAGGTAGTCGTTGTCACGAGCAAATACGACTCCAAATACAAGAAACTAGACCACCCCAATGGCCACGTAGAAACGTCCAGAGGAATAATGACTTCTGATGGCAAGGTCCATACTAACTTCGGTGTGATTGATCCTAGGAGCGGAAAGATTGAACATGTCGACCCTAAGACAGGCAAACAAGAGATCAAACAAGCAGTCGCTgatcccaaaacaggacacctacTTATCACATCTGGAGTCGTTGATCCAAGAACAGGCAAGACTGATTCGTCTCTCGCTCAACAACTCACTATCGTCGACAAAGATGCTAAGCCGCAAGAAAGAGAAGTCCGTTTAGTCATTATCACTTCCAAATATGATCCTAAGACTAAGAAATTAGATCCTAACGGTCATGTCGATTCAGTGAATGGAACTCTAGGTTCTGACGGTAAAGTCCATACATCGTTTGGTGTAGTCGACCCAGCTACTGGCGAAGTGGTCACCATCGATCCAGTGACGGGCAAACAAGACGTCAAGAAAGCCACCGTTGACCATAAAACAGGCAATCTTTTGGTCACATCAGGAGTTTCTGACCCGAAGACTGGTCATGTCGATCCTACATTAGGACAGCAAATAAGCGTTGTGAACAAACCTAAAGACACATTCCAATCTGTGCCAGGAAAGGAAGTGCAATTGGTTGTCATTACTAGCAAATATGATCCTAAGACCAAGACTCTTGAAAACAGCAACGGACATGTTGACTCATCAAGAGGTATCAAAGCCGCTGATGGCAGAATCCATACCAATTACGGCATTATTGATCCTAAGACAGGAAAGATTGAGTGCGTCGATCCGAAAACAGGCAAGACAGAAGTCAAACATGCAACTTTCGATCCGAAGACAGGACATCTCCTGCTTACATCGGGCGTGGTCGATCCGAAGACCGGAAAAGCAGATGCGTCACTCGCTCAACAGCTTAGCATTGTGGACAAGGATGTTAAACCACTAGAAAGGGAAATCCACTTGGTTATTATCACTACTAAATATGACCCTAAGACCAAGAAGATTGATCCTAGCCAAGGATACGTAGACACTGTTAGCGGAACTATCGGGCCTGATGGTAAAATCCGTACGGCTATTGGCGTCGTCGACCCGGCTACTGGAGAAATCGTCGTGACTAACCCGGCGACTGGCAAGCAGGAAGTCAAGAAAGCGCAGGTGGATCCCTCAACCGGCCAGATGCTCGTCACCAGCCAAGTGTTTGACCCGAGAACAGGCAAAGTCGACCCGACTTTGGCGCAGCAATTCAGCATCGTCAACAAGACGGTTACACCTCATACGAAACCAGCGTCGGTCGGCGAGGTCCGCCTAGTAGTAGTGACGAGCAAATATGACCCAAGGACCAAGACAGTGGATGCTGGTGCTGGGACTATTGACGCCTCAAAGGGTTACGTCAGCGCCGAGGACGGAAAGATACACACCGACTTCGGTATCATAGACCCACGATCCGGACAGATCCTCTACAGAGATCCCCTTACCGGCAAGCAAGAGCTGAAGCAGGCAGATATCGACCCGAAAACAGGCAACTTCATCGTGACGACCGCGGTTGTAGACCCCAAGACAGGCAAGGTAGACCCCTCATTCGCTCAACAGTTGACGATTGTTGATAAGCAGAATGTGTTGGCTAAAGCACCACTAAGCGTTTCCCCCGTGAGGCAAACCCCATCACCAGTCAAGACTCCTGCTTCCACGCCAGTCCATACACCGTTGCAATCGCCCGTGTCCAAATCCTCGCCAATCATCAGCCAAGTGCAAAGGACGTCACCTACAGTCGCAACTATTCCCAAAACACCACCAGCCAAACCGACCACAGCCCCACCGGCACCTCCTAGAAGGAAGATTGTTAAAATCATGGTCATCTTCACCAGGATCGATCCTAAGACCAAGAAACCAGACTTACACACTGCTGAAGTTGAACACCTCACTGGTATTTTGGACCCTAACGGTGTAGTCGAAACTAAATATGGTGTTATTGACATCAACAAAGGCACCATCGTCGCTACTGATTCCGCTGGACAGCAACAGCAAAGAAATGGAGTTATCTTACCCGAGACAGGACAAATCTTCATCAACTCTGGCGCGATTGATCCTAAAACCGGCAAAGTTGACCCCAACTTAGGTATGATTTTGAGCGTCACGAAACAAGATGACCCAGTTGTAGACATAACGGCCATCACTGGCCCTATCGATCCTGCTACAGGCAAAGTTGATGTTGACAACAGCACAGTTGAGCTCACTAAGGGCAAAGTTGACGCTGAAACTGGTCACATCTCCACTAAATACGGCGTCATCGATCCATCTAATGAGGTCATCTTCGTAACGGATACTTTGGGAGGACAGGACAAGAAATCTATCCGTATTGATGAAAACACTGGTCTTATCACCTTAACTGGAGTTACAGATCCGAAAACAGGCAAAGTAGATCCAAAACTGGGACAACTAATTGTCGTTGGTACACATATCGACCCCGTTGTAGAAGTCACGACATTTGTCGGTAAGGTTGATGCGAAGAAAGGCCTAATTGAGCCCAAACATTCCGTCATAGAGAGCACAACCGGTCAATTTAATCCCGACACTAACAAGATTGACACAAAGTACGGTCAAATTGATCTGGTTAAAGGTACTGTTACATACAACGATCCTAAGACTGGCAAGTTGGAAAGCAAGGAAGTTAAAGTTGATCCTGTCACCGGACAACTTTTACTACGCAGCGGACAAGTCAATCCCAAATCCGGGAAGCCCGATAAGGACATTGGCAGGCTCATTTGCCTGAGGATAATCCAAACTAAAGTCGACCCCGTCTCCGGCAAACAAATCGTATCCAATGAACCCAAGAACGTTAAGGTTGATCCCAAAACCAACCAGATCTGGACCGCTGGGCCGAAAGACCCTACAACAGGAGAGGTTCTGTACACCGCTGGACAAATCGACCCAGTCACTGGTTATATCATCACTATCTACGGTCGTATGGACCCGAAGACTGGAAACATAGTGAGAGCACATGAAATCGACAGGTCGCTTATCAAAGTCGATCCTATTAGTGGACAAATCTATACTGCTACCGGTCAAGTTGATGAAGACAATCAACCTTTGTATTCCGCTTCTCAAGTAGATCCATCCACAGGAGAAATCTACACGAAAGTCAGCAAAATTGACCCGAAGACCGGCAGGTTGGTAATAGTGAAGATTTACATCATAACGCAGAAAGACGAGAAAGGACGCGTCAAGGAGGTCGATCCTAAAGAATGCACGATCGATGAAACAACAGGCAGAATCATCACAACAAAGACTGTCTACTTGTATCAAATCATTGACCCAATTACTGGTGAAACTATCGATGTAGACCCAGATGACCCAAGACTTAAAGGTGCAAGAACCACTGTCACACAAACCATGACGTTATCAGGCAAGATAGATCCAGTCACCGGCAGAATCAAGACGGAATACGGAGACATCGACCCAGATACGGGAGATATAGACCCGAGTACCGCCGTCAGAGACCCAGTTACCGGACAGCTAATATTACATTACTCACAAATAGATCCATCGCACTTCGAAGACAAGAGCGGTAACTACAcgatagaaaaggaaactcaaGATCTCCCAGCCACTATTGATATCCAGAAAGTCAATACCCATAAATTCTCAACGTTCGGCAAAGACGAAAGCCCTGTAAGAGGTGACGAGCCCAAGGCATTCACAGAGTTCACAACGAGCGAGCATATAACGCACCAAGGCTACGTGTCGTCAAACACCCCTCTATCCTCAAAGATCCCAGTCTCGCAGCGAGCCAAGAAGACCCCCACTCCGCCCGTCGTCGTCAAGACCACCACCAAACAGCTTCTGACCAAGAATGACGAGGGCGTCACGCATAATGTCGAGCAGGAGGTCGAGAACCTCGGCACTGGCGAGGTCACATTCTCCACACACACCAATAAG GCGGAAAGCCTAGAGCCGCTGGAGACTGGAAAGAGCCCGTACGTCACGGCGAGGGCCGTCACCACCAGGACGGCGACAACGCACCACGATCTCGACACCAAGGCGAAGACGCAGCAGATGGAAGAGAAGACAGTAGCCCATACCCTAACTTCATCAGCCACGAGGCAAGAACAGCGGGTTTTGACGCAGGAAGTCAAAACTATGGTCACTACCGGTGATAAG CATCAGATAACCCGACGCGGCTCAGAGAGCTCAATCTCTAGCGGAGATTCCGGCACACCCATCGACTTCGAAGAAGGCGCCGGGGAAGGTCACTACTACACCACC GAACCCGGATCGTATAGGACTACCACCACGACCAGCGTAATGGGGAACGCTCCGTTCGGCAGCATGGTTCACGGGGCCACCACCAGG ACAACAACAAGCGCAGGGGAGCCTGAAGAGACGACGATCAACGAGGACGGCGAAATTGTGTCCTCGCAAACCATCAGCTCGAAGACGCGCACGGTCGAGACCATCACC tacaAGACGGAGCGGAATGGAGTAGTGGAGACGCGCGTAGAACAGAAGATCACCATTCAATCCGACGGAGACCCGATAGACCACGACCGAGCGCTCGCCGAGGCCATACAG